A part of Pungitius pungitius chromosome 15, fPunPun2.1, whole genome shotgun sequence genomic DNA contains:
- the bag1 gene encoding BAG family molecular chaperone regulator 1, with the protein MSTQTITVTVAYGSTKHSITLTGEDDVKGPIVKDLSDALTKATGVPQTSQKLIFKGKSLKDVEESLSSVGIKEGCKLMLIGKRNSPEEETELKKLKDIEKSVEQTAKKLEKVDGELTGLKNGFLAKDLQAEALGKLDHRVKIAAEQFMKILEQIDAMSIPENYNDCKMKKKGLVKTVQDFLAQCDKIEACISDHLSKIQSKNLALAE; encoded by the exons ATGTCAACGCAAACGATAACAGTGACAGTTGCATACG GATCAACTAAGCACAGCATCACATTAACTGGTGAGGATGACGTCAAGGGCCCGATAGTCAAAGACCTCTCCGATGCTCTCACCAAagctactggagttcctcaaaCGTCGCAGAAACTTATCTTTAAAG GGAAATCTCTGAAGGACGTGGAGGAGAGTCTGTCCAGCGTAGGAATAAAAGAAGGGTGCAAACTCATGCTGATTGGAAAACGG AACAGTCCAGAGGAAGAAACTGAGCTGAAGAAGCTGAAAGACATTGAGAAATCTGTGGAACAGACGGCTAAAAAGCTGGAGAAGGTAGACGGGGAGTTGACTGGACTCAAGAAT GGCTTCCTGGCAAAAGACCTCCAGGCAGAAGCGTTGGGTAAACTGGACCACAGAGTGAAAATAGCAGCTGAACAGTTCATGAAGATCCTAGAGCAGATTGATGCCATG agTATCCCGGAGAATTACAACGActgcaaaatgaagaaaaagggacTTGTAAAAACTGTGCAG GACTTCCTGGCCCAGTGTGACAAGATCGAGGCTTGTATATCAGATCACCTTTCAAAGATCCAGTCAAAAAATCTTGCCCTGGCGGAGTAG
- the myl12.2 gene encoding myosin, light chain 12, genome duplicate 2: protein MSSKRAKGKNTKKRPQRATSNVFAMFDQSQIQEFKEAFNMIDQNRDGFIDKEDLHDMLASLGKNPTEEYLETMMNEAPGPINFTMFLTMFGEKLNGTDPEDVIRNAFACFDEEATGIIQEENLRELLTTMGDRFSDDEVDELFREAPIDKKGNFNYVAFTRILKHGAKDRDD from the exons ATGTCGAGCAAAAGGGCCAAGGGAAAGAACACCAAGAAGCGTCCTCAGCGCGCCACGTCCAATGTGTTTGCCATGTTTGACCAGTCTCAAATTCAGGAGTTCAAGGAGGCCTTCAACATGATCGACCAAAACAGGGATGGTTTTATTGACAAAGAAGACCTTCATGACATGCTGGCCTCATTAG GTAAGAATCCCACAGAGGAGTACCTGGAGACGATGATGAACGAAGCTCCGGGCCCGATCAACTTCACCATGTTCCTGACCATGTTCGGAGAGAAGCTCAACGGCACAGATCCGGAGGACGTGATCCGTAACGCCTTTGCCTGCTTCGACGAAGAGGCCACGG GTATAATCCAGGAGGAGAACCTGCGGGAGCTGCTCACCACGATGGGCGACAGGTTTTCGGATGATGAGGTGGACGAGCTCTTCCGAGAGGCGCCCATCGACAAGAAAGGCAACTTCAACTACGTAGCATTCACACGCATACTGAAGCACGGGGCCAAGGACAGAGATGATTAG